In Myxococcus stipitatus, the following are encoded in one genomic region:
- a CDS encoding MFS transporter, with protein MRALRLPQLSSLRAFEHPGYLAVWLGALISNIGTWMETVAMGVYVTQETGRAEWTGGIVALSFLPSVVLSPLGGALADRFDRRAYVAVGATVQLVLAAVLTVLAFTGKLSVPIVGVVSLLNGCASTLTNPAFSAMLAELVPPRDLHSAMSLNSAQFNLGRIVGPLLAAVVLQMGGASWALFVNTLSFVAVLVALSRVRLPARDTPAQKETLWAGITRGVSVARGDEDIWLVLWGTLFVAALVAPFIGLVPVFAINVFGQGAAATSLLVACQGAGAVTAAVVVGTLADVLGHRRLLGLAATSIGVVSALYWLSPTLTVAAASIFVLGANYLMLMSGLHAFATSRVPRELQARVSSLYSMVLGGGYAAGVWALGALADRVGVRFVTVSASVLFLALVLTLRLLSPRSFTGPQTSQG; from the coding sequence GTGCGCGCACTTCGACTGCCTCAGCTCTCCTCGCTTCGCGCCTTCGAGCACCCCGGCTATCTCGCGGTCTGGCTGGGCGCGCTCATCTCGAACATCGGCACCTGGATGGAGACGGTGGCGATGGGCGTCTACGTCACGCAGGAGACGGGGCGCGCCGAGTGGACCGGAGGAATCGTCGCCCTCTCCTTCCTGCCCTCGGTGGTGTTGTCGCCGTTGGGTGGCGCGCTGGCGGACCGCTTCGACCGGCGGGCCTACGTCGCGGTGGGCGCCACGGTGCAGCTGGTGCTCGCGGCGGTGCTGACGGTGCTGGCCTTCACCGGGAAGCTCAGCGTGCCCATCGTCGGGGTCGTCTCGCTGCTCAACGGCTGCGCGAGCACCCTCACCAACCCGGCCTTCTCCGCGATGCTCGCGGAGCTCGTCCCGCCCCGGGATTTGCACAGCGCCATGAGCTTGAACTCGGCGCAGTTCAACCTGGGGCGCATCGTGGGCCCGCTGCTCGCGGCGGTGGTGCTCCAGATGGGCGGCGCGTCGTGGGCGCTGTTCGTCAACACGCTGTCCTTCGTCGCCGTGCTCGTGGCCTTGTCCCGCGTGCGTCTGCCCGCCCGTGACACCCCGGCGCAGAAGGAGACGCTGTGGGCGGGCATCACCCGCGGCGTCTCCGTGGCGCGCGGTGACGAGGACATCTGGCTGGTGCTGTGGGGCACGCTGTTCGTCGCGGCGCTGGTGGCCCCGTTCATCGGCCTGGTCCCCGTCTTCGCCATCAACGTCTTCGGCCAGGGCGCCGCCGCGACGTCGCTCCTCGTCGCCTGCCAGGGCGCGGGCGCGGTGACGGCCGCGGTGGTGGTGGGCACGCTGGCGGATGTGCTGGGCCACCGGAGGCTCTTGGGCCTGGCCGCGACGTCCATCGGCGTGGTGTCCGCCCTCTACTGGCTGTCCCCGACCCTGACGGTGGCCGCCGCCAGCATCTTCGTGCTCGGCGCCAACTACCTGATGCTGATGAGCGGCCTGCACGCCTTCGCCACCTCGCGAGTCCCTCGGGAGCTCCAGGCGCGGGTGAGCAGCCTCTACAGCATGGTGCTCGGCGGCGGGTACGCGGCGGGCGTGTGGGCCCTGGGCGCGCTCGCGGACCGGGTGGGCGTGCGCTTCGTCACCGTCAGCGCCAGCGTCCTGTTCCTCGCCCTGGTGCTGACGCTGCGCCTGCTCAGCCCTCGCAGCTTCACAGGACCTCAGACCTCCCAGGGTTGA
- a CDS encoding pitrilysin family protein, giving the protein MRRLITALVSLSLAGCASQQKPAPTEPTTAPTPATPAAPADAEAFRATAPQPGKPPELVLPVFQKATLDNGLTVLVSTRRELPLVYAGLVFAAGSAQDPVGKPGLSDLTYRMLLEGAGSRDTVALDNAFGDLGASPAQDVSPDGSRLGVRVLTRNTDAALALLSDMALRPTFAPKAFERRKKQQLADLVRRLGQPGALGQIVFLSSTFGSTHPYGHSATGTPDSVQALTLEDVQGFYKKNVGPAAAALVMTGDISLEDAVALARKHLGAWKAPAALPSAPPVPPTPPRQAVYVVPKPGLDQTVMLLGRPAIAAGNPDEFALDLATTVFGGFFGSRLNMNLREDKGYSYGAGAGIDPRLGVGPLSASTSVRADVTGPALSETMKELNGLKSRPITEKELAAAREGLIRAFPGSFETVEGLGSSAGVLFMKRQPLDEFSRTVEGLRTATAAEVQRAAEKYMDPSTMQIVLVGDPLLIQEQVSPLNLGKLMPVEPDTEPGKPRANR; this is encoded by the coding sequence ATGCGCCGCCTCATCACCGCACTCGTCTCCCTCTCGCTGGCCGGCTGCGCCAGTCAGCAGAAGCCCGCGCCCACCGAGCCCACGACGGCGCCCACCCCGGCCACACCCGCGGCCCCCGCCGACGCGGAGGCCTTCCGCGCGACGGCGCCCCAGCCCGGCAAGCCCCCGGAGCTGGTGCTGCCCGTCTTCCAGAAGGCCACGCTCGACAACGGGCTCACCGTGCTGGTGAGCACCCGTCGGGAGCTGCCGCTGGTCTACGCGGGGCTCGTCTTCGCCGCGGGGAGCGCGCAGGACCCCGTGGGTAAGCCAGGCCTTTCCGACCTGACGTATCGGATGTTGTTGGAAGGCGCGGGCAGCCGGGACACGGTGGCGTTGGACAACGCCTTCGGAGACCTGGGTGCGTCGCCCGCGCAGGACGTGTCGCCGGATGGCTCGCGGCTGGGCGTGCGCGTGCTGACGCGCAACACGGATGCCGCGCTGGCGCTGCTGTCGGACATGGCGCTGCGGCCCACCTTCGCGCCCAAGGCCTTCGAGCGCCGCAAGAAGCAGCAGCTCGCGGACCTGGTGCGCCGCCTGGGACAGCCCGGGGCGCTGGGGCAGATTGTGTTCCTCTCCTCCACCTTCGGGAGCACGCACCCGTACGGGCACAGCGCGACGGGGACGCCTGACTCGGTGCAGGCGCTCACGCTGGAGGACGTGCAGGGCTTCTACAAGAAGAACGTGGGCCCGGCGGCCGCGGCGCTCGTGATGACGGGCGACATCTCGCTGGAGGACGCGGTGGCGCTCGCGCGCAAGCACCTGGGTGCCTGGAAGGCTCCGGCCGCGTTGCCATCCGCGCCGCCCGTGCCGCCCACGCCTCCGCGTCAGGCGGTGTACGTGGTGCCCAAGCCCGGCCTGGACCAGACGGTGATGTTGCTGGGCCGTCCCGCCATCGCCGCGGGGAACCCGGATGAGTTCGCCCTGGACCTGGCCACCACCGTGTTCGGCGGCTTCTTCGGCAGCCGGCTCAACATGAACCTGCGCGAGGACAAGGGCTACAGCTACGGCGCGGGCGCGGGCATCGACCCGCGTCTGGGCGTGGGCCCGCTCAGCGCGTCCACCTCCGTGCGCGCGGACGTCACGGGGCCGGCGCTCAGCGAGACGATGAAGGAGCTGAACGGCCTGAAGTCGCGCCCCATCACCGAGAAGGAGCTGGCGGCCGCGCGGGAGGGACTCATCCGCGCCTTCCCGGGTTCCTTCGAGACGGTGGAGGGGTTGGGCTCCAGCGCCGGCGTGCTGTTCATGAAGCGCCAGCCGCTGGATGAGTTCAGCCGCACCGTGGAGGGCCTGCGCACGGCCACCGCGGCCGAGGTGCAGCGCGCGGCGGAGAAGTACATGGACCCGTCGACGATGCAAATCGTCCTCGTGGGAGACCCGCTCCTCATCCAGGAGCAGGTGTCACCGCTCAACCTGGGCAAGCTGATGCCGGTGGAGCCGGACACCGAGCCGGGCAAGCCTCGCGCGAACCGCTGA
- a CDS encoding pitrilysin family protein yields MKALAAAALVLFGLPALAQSAQEAKPLEPGREALAIPYEKYTLPNGLEVILSVDRKLPIVSVNVWYHVGAYNEQPGRTGFAHLFEHMMFQGSRNVADDVHISMLEQLGATDLNGTTSFDRTNYFETVPTHHLETALWLESDRMGFLLDALTPEKLATQKEVVKNERRQGTEAAPYGLAQEEAWHALFPLPHPYHGAVIGSMKDLDAATVDDVKDFFRKWYAPSNATLAIVGDFDVAKTKALVEKYFGSLPSHPKPAKPQVAPVTHTKPVVIRFEERVATLPLLSIQWLTPAYFEQGDATADVLATVLGTGKASRLYRRLVLEKQLAQSVSVAQQSQGAQSVFNIDVTARPGVSTDVLLKEVDAVLDDVRKNGITAEEIQRARTRIDTRTLAGLQSVGGFGGKADVLQSYNHFVGEPSYVAQDLARYESVTPEAVKQFTRDTLRPDARVILHAVPPPRKQAPAESKERH; encoded by the coding sequence ATGAAGGCCCTCGCCGCCGCAGCGCTCGTCCTGTTCGGGCTCCCGGCACTCGCCCAGTCAGCACAAGAGGCGAAGCCGCTGGAGCCCGGGCGCGAAGCGCTCGCCATCCCCTATGAGAAGTACACGTTGCCCAACGGACTGGAGGTCATCCTGTCCGTGGACCGCAAGCTGCCCATTGTCTCCGTCAACGTCTGGTACCACGTGGGCGCGTACAACGAGCAGCCGGGCCGCACGGGCTTCGCCCACCTCTTCGAGCACATGATGTTCCAGGGCTCGCGCAACGTGGCGGACGACGTGCACATCTCCATGTTGGAGCAGCTCGGCGCCACGGACCTCAACGGCACCACCAGCTTCGACCGCACCAACTACTTCGAGACGGTGCCCACCCACCACCTGGAGACGGCGCTGTGGCTGGAGAGCGACCGCATGGGCTTCCTGCTCGACGCGCTCACGCCCGAGAAGCTGGCCACCCAGAAGGAGGTCGTGAAGAACGAGCGCCGCCAGGGCACGGAGGCCGCGCCGTACGGCCTGGCCCAGGAAGAGGCGTGGCACGCGCTGTTCCCCCTGCCGCACCCGTACCACGGCGCCGTCATCGGCTCGATGAAGGACCTGGACGCGGCCACCGTGGACGACGTGAAGGACTTCTTCCGCAAGTGGTACGCGCCGTCCAACGCCACGCTGGCCATCGTCGGTGACTTCGACGTGGCGAAGACGAAGGCCCTGGTCGAGAAGTACTTCGGCTCGCTGCCCAGCCACCCCAAGCCGGCCAAGCCGCAGGTGGCGCCGGTGACGCACACCAAGCCCGTGGTCATCCGCTTCGAGGAGCGCGTGGCCACGCTGCCCCTCCTGTCCATCCAGTGGCTGACGCCCGCGTACTTCGAGCAGGGCGACGCCACCGCGGACGTGCTGGCCACCGTCCTGGGCACGGGCAAGGCCAGCCGCCTCTACCGCCGGCTGGTGCTGGAGAAGCAGCTGGCCCAGAGCGTCAGCGTCGCGCAGCAGAGCCAGGGCGCGCAGTCGGTCTTCAACATCGACGTGACGGCGCGGCCCGGTGTGTCCACCGACGTGCTGCTCAAGGAGGTGGACGCGGTGCTGGACGACGTGCGCAAGAACGGCATCACCGCCGAGGAGATCCAACGCGCGCGCACCCGCATCGACACGCGGACGCTGGCGGGACTCCAGTCGGTGGGCGGCTTCGGCGGCAAGGCGGACGTGCTCCAGAGCTACAACCACTTCGTCGGTGAGCCCAGCTACGTGGCGCAGGACCTGGCGCGCTACGAGTCAGTGACGCCCGAGGCCGTGAAGCAGTTCACCCGCGACACGCTGCGCCCGGACGCGCGCGTCATCCTCCACGCCGTGCCTCCGCCCCGGAAGCAGGCCCCCGCCGAATCGAAGGAGCGCCACTGA
- a CDS encoding B-box zinc finger protein has translation MAPIVGVTPRCAVHPDTEADATCQRCGSFVCGVCATWVMAVLYCADCAARPEVNYLEVFRQGLWGKRDANAWVVGVVSLGLVAGGAWVASMGEWLLAALMLGASGVGVCFFLGQRWARTGLVATPVVAGLVGMSSQGPGALVLGFLMFVSALQTFLDARNRLFFRVEVSEKDLRRLWDLRVNNPLARNALSLGLTSFIIPVFAPFAVLVGALALRKVDPHARPPIGRKAHAIAAIVLGLGAVVFWVLVMIPYLQRLTNGRLFL, from the coding sequence ATGGCCCCGATTGTTGGTGTCACGCCGCGCTGCGCGGTCCATCCAGACACGGAAGCCGACGCCACGTGTCAGCGGTGTGGCTCTTTCGTGTGTGGCGTCTGCGCCACCTGGGTGATGGCCGTGTTGTATTGCGCGGACTGCGCGGCCCGGCCGGAAGTGAACTATCTGGAGGTCTTCCGCCAGGGGCTCTGGGGCAAGCGCGACGCGAATGCGTGGGTGGTGGGCGTCGTCTCGCTGGGGCTCGTCGCGGGTGGCGCGTGGGTGGCGTCGATGGGGGAGTGGCTCCTGGCCGCGCTGATGCTGGGCGCCTCGGGAGTGGGGGTGTGCTTCTTCCTGGGGCAGCGCTGGGCGAGGACGGGGCTGGTCGCCACGCCTGTCGTCGCGGGGCTCGTGGGCATGTCATCGCAGGGGCCGGGCGCGCTGGTGCTCGGGTTCCTGATGTTCGTCTCCGCGTTGCAGACGTTCCTCGACGCGCGCAACCGGCTCTTCTTCCGGGTGGAGGTGTCGGAGAAGGACCTGCGCCGGCTGTGGGATTTGCGCGTGAACAATCCGTTGGCCCGGAACGCGCTGTCGCTGGGGCTCACGTCGTTCATCATCCCGGTGTTCGCGCCCTTCGCCGTGCTCGTGGGCGCGCTGGCCTTGAGGAAGGTGGACCCTCACGCCCGGCCTCCCATCGGCCGCAAGGCGCATGCGATTGCCGCCATCGTGCTGGGCCTGGGCGCGGTGGTGTTCTGGGTCCTGGTGATGATTCCCTACCTCCAACGTCTCACGAACGGGCGGCTGTTCCTCTAG
- a CDS encoding DUF2267 domain-containing protein: MANETEGREEAGGRPSTTEELRAQRHESRTARTYEFFLRDLEARVGGDRALAQRAAESVLCTLEQRLMGTEVKHLEAQLPAKVRDLLRRCPRHEGLPPSKFKLLEFLQRVGDDLDTTPNEAERLSRAVFATVRGHISEGEADDVMGQLPADLRALWIPEV, translated from the coding sequence ATGGCGAATGAAACCGAGGGGCGGGAAGAAGCGGGCGGACGCCCGAGCACCACCGAGGAGCTCCGCGCCCAGCGGCACGAGTCGAGGACGGCGCGGACGTATGAGTTCTTCCTCAGGGACCTCGAGGCGAGGGTGGGAGGCGACCGTGCGCTCGCGCAGCGGGCCGCGGAGTCGGTGCTCTGCACGCTCGAGCAGCGCCTCATGGGCACGGAGGTGAAGCACCTGGAGGCGCAGCTGCCCGCCAAGGTGCGGGACTTGTTGCGGCGCTGCCCTCGCCATGAAGGTCTGCCTCCGAGCAAGTTCAAGCTGCTGGAGTTCCTCCAGCGCGTCGGTGACGACCTGGACACCACGCCCAACGAAGCGGAGCGTCTGAGCCGCGCGGTGTTCGCCACGGTGCGTGGACACATCTCCGAAGGCGAAGCCGACGATGTGATGGGCCAGCTTCCCGCGGACCTGCGCGCGCTGTGGATTCCGGAGGTGTGA
- a CDS encoding HEAT repeat domain-containing protein, whose translation MSLFAVLVMAGLWSIEHPHERPVFPAPPPPLPLPDVPPARVLQGVKGRNRVLTPGLEHRYHFNLDTRTAEQLPGAEAGRSWRRSGWSGALELTYVGLEGERHFFSARLSLSRVEVDGLSEEDTLRELGTTLEEPVYLAQDLRGRVLTVYFDAKLEPHARRLVRLLLATTQFVAEDGRSWSTEETDTTGDFESEYRAGGSANTYVKTQRRYLRTALPLWAPSGPRGPGLIVPRLRGHLDFTLDEDGLVSEVTGSEVVETGGSTTGLPLVRTETRVALTRWHMRHAPPLLMSAFRETRARLSAESLAAAEDASSLERAPTLVGDATLEELLQALKDTPKDSEKSQVLRARVSALLRLTPSSAKPVARWFRSRPSGETATAALEVLDALGDAGTPEAQRELSRLFLESHRDLDLTTRLRALSAAGRVGRPTVELAQALARALKSARRPELKHATMLALGSVARGLERFEPGPALDAFDGLMKHCEAQPLDVEPCLRAMTRMGSPRGLAYARDALSHRSPQVRAAATEALGAIADADVDLLLDTVLLEDTEATVREKAAEVMSRRVATPHLRAATQALHREPVAQVRAQVVRMLGPLPAVEPLVLELLRDVAARDDSEDVRRLASSFLAR comes from the coding sequence ATGTCTCTCTTCGCCGTGCTGGTGATGGCCGGCTTGTGGAGCATTGAGCACCCCCACGAGCGTCCGGTCTTCCCCGCACCACCGCCCCCCCTGCCCCTTCCCGACGTCCCCCCCGCGCGAGTCCTCCAGGGGGTGAAGGGCCGCAACCGCGTGCTGACGCCGGGACTGGAGCACCGCTACCACTTCAACCTGGACACGCGGACGGCCGAGCAGCTCCCCGGCGCGGAAGCAGGGCGAAGCTGGCGGCGCTCCGGCTGGAGCGGGGCGCTGGAGCTCACGTATGTGGGTTTGGAGGGGGAGCGGCACTTCTTCTCTGCGCGGTTGAGCCTGTCTCGCGTGGAGGTGGACGGCCTCTCAGAGGAAGACACGCTGCGCGAGCTGGGCACCACGCTCGAAGAGCCCGTCTATCTGGCACAGGACCTCAGAGGTCGAGTGCTCACCGTGTACTTCGACGCGAAGCTGGAGCCCCACGCGCGGCGTCTGGTGCGCCTGCTCCTGGCCACCACCCAGTTCGTCGCGGAGGACGGGCGGAGCTGGAGCACCGAAGAGACGGACACCACGGGGGACTTCGAATCGGAGTACCGCGCCGGTGGCAGCGCGAACACCTACGTGAAGACCCAGCGGCGTTACCTGAGGACGGCGCTGCCGCTGTGGGCCCCCTCGGGGCCCCGGGGACCGGGACTCATCGTGCCCCGGCTGCGAGGACACCTGGACTTCACGCTCGACGAGGACGGACTCGTCAGTGAGGTCACCGGCTCGGAGGTGGTGGAGACCGGGGGAAGTACGACGGGATTGCCGCTGGTGCGCACAGAGACACGTGTGGCGCTGACGCGATGGCACATGCGCCATGCGCCGCCGCTCTTGATGAGCGCCTTCCGTGAGACCCGGGCCCGGCTGAGCGCCGAGTCCCTGGCCGCGGCCGAGGACGCCTCCTCACTGGAGCGCGCCCCCACGCTCGTGGGAGACGCGACGCTGGAGGAGTTGCTCCAAGCGCTGAAGGACACCCCCAAGGACAGCGAGAAGTCCCAGGTCCTCCGGGCGCGCGTGTCGGCCCTGCTGCGGTTGACCCCCTCCAGCGCGAAGCCCGTGGCGCGATGGTTCCGCTCAAGGCCCTCGGGTGAGACGGCCACGGCGGCCCTCGAGGTCCTCGATGCCCTGGGGGACGCGGGGACCCCCGAGGCTCAACGAGAGCTGTCCCGGCTGTTCCTCGAGTCACACAGGGACCTCGACCTGACGACGCGCCTGCGCGCCCTCTCGGCGGCGGGGAGGGTGGGGCGCCCCACCGTGGAGCTGGCCCAGGCACTGGCTCGGGCCCTGAAGTCCGCGCGAAGACCCGAGCTGAAACACGCGACGATGCTGGCGCTGGGCTCGGTGGCCCGAGGACTGGAGCGCTTCGAGCCTGGCCCCGCGCTCGACGCGTTCGATGGCTTGATGAAGCACTGCGAAGCCCAGCCTCTCGACGTGGAGCCGTGCCTGCGCGCGATGACGCGGATGGGCTCTCCCCGGGGACTGGCGTACGCGCGCGACGCGCTCTCCCATCGCTCGCCTCAGGTCCGCGCCGCCGCCACGGAGGCCCTGGGCGCCATCGCGGACGCGGACGTGGACCTGCTGTTGGACACGGTGCTGCTGGAAGACACGGAGGCAACCGTCCGCGAGAAGGCCGCGGAGGTGATGTCACGTCGCGTGGCCACGCCTCATCTGCGCGCGGCGACGCAGGCGCTGCACAGGGAGCCCGTGGCCCAGGTCCGTGCTCAAGTGGTGCGGATGCTGGGCCCGCTGCCCGCCGTGGAGCCGCTCGTCCTGGAGCTGCTGCGCGACGTGGCCGCGCGCGATGACTCCGAGGACGTGCGCCGCCTGGCCTCGTCCTTCCTCGCTCGATAG
- the dnaA gene encoding chromosomal replication initiator protein DnaA, with protein sequence MNALAQAASPIPSAGILWNKLLEAIRQEGRQYALQWLDRVRALEVRDNALVLGVPDRFFRDWVDDHYRGLLEGHLARMGEGLVSVAYEVVEGLVPEGTFPPTPTVKVNVGRPSRLNSRFTFSTFVVADSNQLPAAAAQAVSDKPGHHYNPLYIYGGTGLGKTHLLQAVGNHIWEKDPSQRVVFLSSEQFTNEYVESVREHRMTDFRRKFREECDVLLIDDIQFLGKREETQKEFFYTFNTLYELGKAIILTSDTVPAEIPGLEERLRSRFTMGLMTDIREPTYETRVAILQKKAVAENLHLPDSVAHFIAKHIQKNVRELEGALVKLSAVHSLTRQPVTEEFAAEVLKDILPAQHAVDVEAIQREVARFYKVTVESLKEDRRHKALAHARQVAMYLSRKLTKSSFPEIASRFSKDHSTVISAVRKVEGLRESDPTVKRELAELELRLGGH encoded by the coding sequence TTGAACGCCCTCGCTCAGGCCGCATCCCCCATTCCAAGTGCTGGAATTCTCTGGAACAAGTTGCTGGAGGCCATCCGTCAGGAAGGTCGTCAGTATGCGCTCCAGTGGTTGGATCGGGTGCGCGCATTGGAGGTCCGCGACAACGCCCTCGTCCTGGGTGTCCCGGACCGTTTCTTCCGCGACTGGGTGGACGACCACTACCGGGGTCTGCTCGAAGGACACCTCGCCCGGATGGGTGAGGGGCTGGTCTCCGTGGCCTATGAGGTCGTGGAGGGTCTGGTCCCCGAAGGCACCTTTCCGCCCACACCCACCGTGAAGGTGAACGTGGGCCGCCCTTCGCGGCTCAACAGCCGCTTCACCTTCAGCACCTTCGTGGTGGCGGACAGCAACCAGCTCCCGGCGGCGGCGGCTCAAGCCGTCTCCGACAAGCCGGGCCATCACTACAACCCGCTCTACATCTATGGCGGCACGGGGTTGGGCAAGACGCACCTGCTCCAGGCGGTGGGCAACCACATCTGGGAGAAGGACCCCTCGCAGCGGGTGGTGTTCCTGTCGAGCGAGCAGTTCACCAACGAGTACGTGGAGAGCGTGCGCGAGCACCGCATGACGGACTTCCGGCGGAAGTTCCGCGAGGAGTGCGACGTGCTGCTCATCGACGACATCCAGTTCCTGGGCAAGCGCGAGGAGACGCAGAAGGAGTTCTTCTACACCTTCAACACGCTCTACGAGCTGGGCAAGGCCATCATCCTCACCAGCGACACGGTGCCCGCGGAGATTCCGGGCCTGGAGGAGCGGCTGCGCAGCCGCTTCACCATGGGCCTGATGACGGACATCCGCGAGCCCACGTACGAGACGCGGGTGGCCATCCTCCAGAAGAAGGCCGTCGCGGAGAACCTACACCTGCCGGACTCGGTGGCGCACTTCATCGCCAAGCACATCCAGAAGAACGTGCGCGAGCTCGAGGGGGCGCTGGTGAAGCTGTCCGCGGTGCACAGCCTGACGCGCCAGCCCGTGACGGAGGAGTTCGCCGCGGAGGTCCTGAAGGACATCCTCCCCGCCCAGCACGCTGTGGACGTGGAGGCCATCCAGCGCGAGGTGGCCCGCTTCTACAAAGTCACGGTGGAGTCGCTGAAGGAAGACCGCCGCCACAAGGCCCTGGCCCATGCCCGCCAGGTGGCCATGTACCTGAGCCGCAAGCTGACCAAGAGCTCCTTCCCGGAAATCGCGTCGCGGTTCAGCAAGGACCACTCCACCGTCATCTCCGCCGTCCGCAAGGTGGAGGGACTTCGCGAGTCGGACCCCACCGTGAAGCGAGAGCTGGCGGAGTTGGAGCTGCGGCTCGGAGGCCACTGA
- the rpmH gene encoding 50S ribosomal protein L34 produces the protein MSKRTYQPSKLRRNRTHGFRKRNGTKSGRDVLKRRRAKGRKRLVVSAPKK, from the coding sequence GTGTCCAAGCGCACGTATCAGCCGTCGAAGCTGCGCCGCAACCGCACCCACGGGTTCCGCAAGCGCAACGGAACCAAGTCCGGCCGGGATGTCCTCAAGCGCCGCCGCGCGAAGGGCCGCAAGCGGCTGGTCGTGTCGGCTCCCAAGAAGTAA
- the rnpA gene encoding ribonuclease P protein component: MRAEGATPGQTGPADQRFPKALRLLSRREFLEVQDGGQKLPSDCLLALYKRNGRTYSRVGLTVSSKVGNAVVRARLRRVLRELFRKRRMQWPSGLDVVLVARSSAKEASFVELSRAFDGVTRKLQRLPPAAESKPKEPPR; encoded by the coding sequence GTGAGGGCCGAGGGTGCGACGCCGGGCCAGACAGGCCCGGCAGACCAGCGCTTCCCCAAGGCCCTTCGCCTGCTCAGCAGGCGTGAGTTCCTCGAGGTCCAGGACGGTGGGCAGAAGCTTCCTTCCGACTGTCTCCTCGCCCTCTACAAGCGCAATGGCCGGACGTACTCCCGTGTTGGCCTCACCGTGTCGAGCAAGGTGGGAAACGCGGTGGTACGAGCGCGCCTGAGGCGTGTGCTGCGGGAGTTGTTCCGCAAGCGCCGCATGCAATGGCCTTCGGGCCTGGACGTGGTGTTGGTGGCGCGCTCGTCCGCGAAGGAAGCCTCCTTCGTGGAGCTGTCCCGCGCCTTCGACGGTGTCACCCGTAAGCTGCAGCGGCTCCCGCCGGCCGCCGAGTCGAAGCCGAAGGAGCCTCCCCGATGA
- the yidD gene encoding membrane protein insertion efficiency factor YidD yields MSPLAFVISLPIRFYRKFLGPLLPKVCRFYPSCSTYAMEALEKHGGLKGSWLTLWRLMRCQPFHPGGIDPVP; encoded by the coding sequence ATGAGCCCGCTCGCCTTCGTCATCTCGCTGCCCATCCGCTTCTACCGGAAGTTCCTGGGGCCGCTTTTGCCGAAGGTGTGCCGCTTCTATCCCTCGTGCTCCACCTACGCCATGGAGGCGCTGGAAAAGCACGGAGGCCTCAAGGGTTCCTGGCTCACCCTGTGGCGCTTGATGCGCTGCCAGCCCTTCCACCCCGGCGGCATCGACCCGGTGCCGTGA